The DNA segment acatcatgttttggcctcattccactatgattagcttagatctaaccgatttccacataaacaagctaaaatctatcaaagatctaaacatccacaagttatgaagaattgaaagaaggaattccaactttctttcaactcttttacactcaatgccttcaaatcaatagaaacgaagcttgaaccggttaactaatcattcaaacagttaaagggttcaagattcgggttctatgaacaaggtttaccgatttcgggttaaactctaaacggacattccgaaccgttcaccggccggacttgggtgattcctgttcgagccaaggaaacaagtaggGACGGAGGTTATcctagttcaacacgttgtcaagataacttcaaagaatgacaaataaacaaacagccaagtgttagacgaaaagctgaccaggtcagaaatgctggccgaacggctaggctgttcgaacagcccagccgatcggacacaccagccgatcgaccgggccagccgatcggctagcacatgacGTCTCACTTTTTCAACCttttgaggtatagtattgacgaagtggtgttcgatcgagtatggcactcgattggtgaacattactgttcggatcatgagatactatgctttaacacttaatcgttttcacgactcgttcgtagtagggaatgccagccgatcgaacagactgttcgatcgagcgacattcagttggggactaaccttgaagctcctagccgatcgagtgagctagccgatcgaacgaaccgttcgatcgatcgacttgaaaggtaggaacacttcagtgttctcaaatgctgcaacgaaaacttcaaaagttcaaatcctcaaacacaaacacaccagaggaaggaacaatccacttgaatggtccagccgatcgagcctaccggccgatcgaacgggactgtccaatcggatataccagccgatcgaacgggccgttcgatcgaacccgccgttcgatcgaccagcccattcgatccatccaagCTTGTTTACTTTTCCttgttacttatcgttatgctatcgaaccattcaggctaatcttactctcagcgctcccttcaatccacaatcaatcactgtgagtatactcgatccctttttgcttttagcacttttgggtgttacatacgttacttatcaaaatcacaatcaaacacaaactatttgaacgctaaccgaatgcatgtgctatttgactaaatgaatgttgtttattatgtttacacgtggagtgctatctacctgccttagcaacatagtactatagtttggactcagcacccgttcacacgggggttgttaaggacaattacttgcatggattacggtggtaatcatgtattgcgaaccgtctcggacggtcaacctgcagtcgttggtatcaatggtcccatgtcgataattaacatgcatcgttttcctctgtgtacgtgcctggttatgcgtaaactattcaaactctatatgctattatcaaacttgtgtgctcacctttacattttatgtattgactttattttaacgtatgtgacaggtgcttaagttgctaggatgcttaggcgcatagtgatgaaatcgaggctagggattctagaaataataaacactTGTCTGTAATAGTTaaacctgagttgtcggaacggaattacttgtcttgttgctttctatgataacttgttatttatttgggacacggtatgggacgtgtcatttaaactgaatttatatagtagttgttgtggaaacttctggacaatctgtttcgctcagtgccgcgccccgatgattccgccatcggttggggtgtgacaggaaaGATGATGGTGGAAACAGAACAAGAAATCAAAGAGGCAAGGAGTGCATTTAAAGAGATGACTAGCGGTGATAACCGTCACGTCAGGGTattttcgaaattcaaaaaaGGTACACGTGCATCAAGGGGATTACACCCCGCCATTAATATTTGGCAGGTTAGTAGAGGGTTAATGGTAACCACTTGGGGCCCGGGCCCACATTTTCTAGGATAGAAAACAACTTTTTGAAAATACAGATATGGTTCAGCCCCGGATCATGAGCCTTGGGACTCAGAACCggggactaaagatgacttgaTGACGGGCCAATGGGAAAGCCCATTTTACCCGCTTTGAGTTACCCTTATGCAGGCCCAATTATGAACAAGCCCAAATGATAAAGCTACCTTGCCACTAAGGCTTCCTTTCTTTGTAAGAGGCGGGAAAACTATGATCAGAGGAAGCATGCCTCATTTAATGTTTGACAAGAAGAGGATCTCGGCTGGCAATTGTACTTCTCCGGCTAGAGCATTAAATAAGATGGTCATCTCACCGTtaggggtcagacacgtgtctgcacCCCTCGAGAACTCACAGAATCCGTTGGATCACCTATGTGAAATATCTCGTATACAAGATAAGAGCTCGGTATTATATATAAGAACAACCATCAGAGGCATCAGGGGTATAATCAAAAAACCATCTCATTTACTACACCCACATTAACTACTCTCGTATTTACTTCCGACCAACATTCCCACATACTCACCACACATACCACATTTATTAGATTCACACCTTAAAGGAAACATCCGGTGATCATACTCATCGGGATAAACTCCTCAGCtcttccggcaagtttacttattctcacgccggagcttggtcacggatccccctcccggggtcctccgtgacgaggctaacggtttattcTTTTGCAGTGACGGAGACAAAGGCCTCTTAACGTCAGCGAAGATCCATTTAACATCATCCgggatttgggtattcgacaCAATATTTATTAGATTTACTACATACCATCTTGTAGTTTAAGGTTATATGTTTGCATATAACTGTAAAACAAAATTAACACAAGTTGCAACAAAATGTCTCACTAgtgaaatattttttttatatagtttTTACTTCCTATCATTTACCCAAACGTTGAAAACTTTTAGCCTTTTAGGAtattgaaaagatactatttgtTTCTCATCACTTTTTTCTATGACACGCATGATTTATTTCTTTTACATCAAAATCCTTTAAATTTTCTATTCTCCTTCATATGTATCCGAATCAATATTTTAAAATCCGAATTTTATACCGTACCAGATTTGACTTAGAAACAATTCAACCGTGTGTATCGGACGGCTTAACCGGGTGTACAAGACGGTTTACGGTTCTACCGGCTGATTTGAACCGATACAACCGGCCGgtttaaaccggtttttaaaaattGATTGGAATAGACAATTTTATCGATTATAATACAAAAAAGTCGGAAGAAAATTTATCTTAAAACATATCAACTAAAACAATATCGTTGACAAAGAAATATCTATATTGCGGTAAATAAtatataactcgtttattttaATACGATTTAATGAAAACGGTACACTAATATAATGACAACAAATAATGAAAAAGGTACACTAATATAATGACAACAAATTTTATATAGTAACTTAGTAAGATTCTTTTAATCTCTCTCATAAAACACATGGTAGCCGCATCATATTGTGTGTATACAATATAAGTTATTAGGTCACCAAAGAGCAACACACGTACCAACCTTGCCTACCTGTCATCTACCTTGTTCGGTTCACAATATCATAAAAGTTCACCAACAGTCAGAATCatattgttttaacaacttgtgTATGAAGCCTAACAAGTTGTACCTTAATCTGTATTTTGCAGTTTTGACTCTAGAAAGTGCACTAACCAAAGTTTATTATAAAGATCAGTAGACATGTATGCATATTTTATAAATCTTTGCCAAATTTTAATCTTCTCTCTCTAGTACTCTTtccttatctctctctctctctctctctctcaaatcctgTTGCTTTAGTTGGGGTGTTTTGATCTCCATGAACAAGACTCAATGGATCCCAATTGTTTGCCTAAGGGTCATAGCCATGGTTTCAACTTTTGTAGCCACTGTTGTTATGGTCACTAGCCATGACTCAGCCAAAGTCTTGGGCATGACCTTTCAAGCCAAGTACAACAACTCACCCACACTCAGGTATGTCAATTCCAACCATCCAAGTTCCAACAATCAACATAGTTTTTTTTTATGGGTGCTCATAAAGGGTAGCCCAAATGAGTTGGATAACATCTTAAACTTATTTGCTATGTAGAGCAATTTACACGCATGGGTGGAACTAGAGGGGGGTTCGGGGTCTGGGTCTGTTCACCTTCGACTAATCAAATTTTATACACATCTAATATTGTCACCGGTAAAATAGTATGAAAAAGGGTTATTGGACTTCAATAATCCTAAGTGTCACccgttggccgataataatctcaactttaaaaattccttCCAACGATCACAACTTGTAAGAAATTGACCTCCATCGATACTTTTCAAACTGTATGTGCACTTAATTCAATTAAGGAGGCTGCAGGTGCACATGAATCTATTGAGGATgccaaattcttatatgttatAAAAGGATCAATGGGGGCCAACTTCTTATAAATTGGGATCGTTGGAGAAAACTTTTAAAGTTGTGATTATTATCAGCCAAcaggtgaaacttaggattatgaAAATTCAATAACCTTATGAAAAAACATATACTATGAATATCCTTCATATAAAATTTTCTGGTTTCGTCAATGTTTACAGTCACGTGGCAAATGCTTAAATGTATTTTTCTACGCCATAGTATAATGTTGACTTGCACATGTTTCGGGTTTCGTGTAGGTACTTTGTGGTCGTTAGCATTATCACGACAATTTATAGTTTGGGAGCACTCTTTGTCCCTCCAAAGAAGTTGGGGCGTCATGTTCTTGTTCTTGATTTGGTATCTCAAAACCTTTTACTTTCTTGTGTTTCAAGCCACTATTTAATAGCGCCATGCATAAagttcatcttttttttttttttttcactttttgtaGATTGTATTGTCGTTTTTGATATCGAGCTTCTCGGCTGCAGTTGGAGTCGGGCAATTGGGGAAGGAAGGGAACTCACACGCCGGTTGGTTACCGATTTGTGGCCAAGTTCCTAAATTTTGCCACCATGTTACGGCAGCTTTAATCGCCGGTTTTGTAGCGGTCATTATATACTTTTTGCTCATCATTTACAACCTTAATAATGTTCTTAACTTAGTTGCTTTTAAAGCTTAGTTATGTCACTCCTATACACTCATAAATTCTTATTACAATATATATGAAGTTGAGATTTACAAGTTTCATTTTACTACTTATTTTGTATCTTATCATGTTACGTTGACCACAAGAGTTATGCTATAATGATTTGTACCTTATGCAATGAAAGCCATACATTGTTTTGGATCAACCATGTTAGTTGCAATAAGAGCATCCACAATACAATGTACGATGGGTGTGGTTTGCTGATAGAATGAGCAAGAAACGGATCAGTGGCGTTGGAGATTGATGACGGGGCAGTCCGGAGGGACCCAAGTCCGTTGCAGCGGACTGGTTTGATTTGTGGATGAGTGGGCCCCGCAACACTTTTTGACAGTTACAAATTTATAAACAAAATATTAATTTGGTTTTCAATTATAAGAAAAAATATTAActtgtttttaaatgttttttttgtATTGCATATcaatttgagaaaatatataaattatcttgttatgtattttattattttatattaaaaaatcaaattatatcattaagtaaataaattaaaaatagaTTATACAGAGTATAAATactttaaataaaagaaaaaatagaTGATGACCTGATGTGGCATACTAACTAGTAACTAGACATGAGTTTGGACTAGCTACCCTATAGATGATTTTTTTCTTATGTTAAAGATCAAATTTAAAGAATGGTATGTTTTgcccataaaagacaattatgcAATTAAACTCCTAAGAGTGAGAGGGATGAATGCGTAATCTCTTTAGATTGTGGGGTATGGTGGGACGTGGATTtgaggcatgggttgacacgtggcttgGGTGGGCTTCGCTGGGGTGACCCACATTAAAGACGGTAtggtggggtgggggtttggggcgtggccagCCCAAACTgctatttatttttaaaacaaaaaagttaaattttttaataatgttttttaataaagaaaattacataaaaaaattcctAGTGCTTGTAATACttttttttatctcttctctcgtCTCCAAcatttgttgttggaatacgttgaatgtatctaaCTTGCTTGCAATGTCATCCAACTGATCGCTGTATACTCCCCTACGCGAGCCCGAACTCCCAACTGAAGGCGATGCCGTACCCGATCTTGATTTTTGAGCGCGCCTTTTTTCGGCATCTCTTCCGTATTCAGGCCGGTTTGGCGAATCATCCACAACTGGTTTCTATGttgagaatttcctattttaatcaaaacaaaatttaatatattacaaagttatataaaaaaacataaatattaaaataagggctacaaaaaatttaaaaatacctAAAGTTGGATGTTGAGATTGTTGAAGCCAAGCCCTCGCCAATGTAACTTCTTCATTAACGACCCatctttgttgttttcgtttgggGCTTTCAAGTGCTTTCTCGGccttggttttttttttcttgtgacTTCTCTTCTTGATGGGTTTGGATGCGGAAGGACCATCGATGGGGGGTTGAGTTTCGGAGACGGTTTCGGTTTGGGAAAGGTTGATGGACATTTGTGAAAGGTTGATGGGCGTTTGTGGAAACGGGCTAGGTATAGAATCGCCGGTGTGAGGGAAGTTAGCATACACACGATTTGAGAGAAAGGATGCGTAACCCACCATATCGGGCATAGTGGAGTGTATTACAAAGGGAGCAATTGGAcgattgggtggtgggctaggattttCTTGTAATGCCCACAGGTTGTTCGGGTAAAAAACACGATTATAAGGATTCATTTTTCGTATTGTGGTTGAAtgagtatttttttttaaagatagagatgattatagaagaggtggagtagttgtggtaaaaaaatgaatagAAATGTGAgtttttatagtgaaaaaattcaattttttttacacaTAGTCGTTGGCCAACAGCTAGCCCAACGGCTAGTTATCTTGGCCAATCAGATCCCGCCATGTCACCTTGATAGCCCGCCAAACGCCCGGCCTTAAACTCCCGCCCAAGGGGacacgcccaaacccaagcccacccggggtggtgacttgggcgtttctctccaacccacgccccaacccccatcccataccccatagtcttaagCAAAGTTTTTCCCCACCCAATTAAATTGTGTCATGTAATTTGCCTAAACTTTTTGCCTATTACCCAAAAATCACTAGGGATACATGCCTATATGAGATTAGgcaaaccaattttttttaaactcgcattaaattaaaaataaaaaaacattacactaaattagtaataaaaaaaaacattacaataattaaataaattaactactTTTCATCGGAATCCACCAATAGGTGTGGTAAACCCATtcttccgagatgctcaacgaaaTCATGTTTTAGTCTCCAATACATATCTTCATTCATAAGTTCGTCTAAGACACTGTCATCGAGTGCGGGCTTGACTCGTGGTTATTTTAAAAAAAGGTGAAAACTTAAAACTTTCCGGAAGTGGAAATCCAACAAATTATATGAAACACTATCGACAACTACAAGTTGTCATCATTGACTGGTTGACTTTTCAAACCTTGGCCCTCCATTGCAACAAACCACCCTTCTAAATTAATTTACATGTAATTCTCTAACTATTTTACTTGAATGGTCGATTATTATAAAGTTATAGTTTCGGCAGCCGTAACAAAcgaattattatatttttaaaaaataataaaataagtgttGAGGGTCAACAAGCATCACTTTCAGCCTGAAGCTACAGCCGATAATGAAATATGCAACAAAAAAGATAAAGAGTTACTAGTTAAATAGTAAAAAATATATGTTGGGTATCCACGCGCATATCGATTAATTTTGATCAGGCTTGCTTTAAGAGACGTGACATCAATTGTTGAATACCACAAACAAAAGTCCTTAACAAAAATATTAAGATTTTAATCTAGTTTTTATTTATAATGtctaaatattaattaaaaacaaacttGTAGCGGTCTTTGGCACGATTGGGCTCATTTGATTCAGCCCAACACAATAAGATGAGGCAATTTTTACTGAAGTTGGCCCCTCTGGGCTCATTTGATTCAGCCCAACACAACAGGATAACGCAACTTTTTCTGAAGTTGGCCCCTCTAGGCTCTAGCTCTAGGCTATTTATGGGAcagtaagagcattcacatccaatccatcaaattatacatacattccactaaaaaacaactcctatatcaatatatttccactaaaaacaaatactttttctctctactttcaattaaataatattatcattacatttttctctcacttccactcacaaccactttcaaaatatattaaaaaaattataacgggtgaacagtgtccccccaaatatacaaatgaacagtaacattttctctctcctctactcacaaccactttttataccctttataatataaaaacccctcctcacataatttgatggttagaatgtgaatgctctaaggatCTTAGTATGGCTAGGAGGAGTCCCGCCCTCCCTTTTTTCTTTAAGTAAACTTTACTGaaaattttatatgtatttttttttaaagttccGGGGCTCCTATTTAAAGGTTTAAAATTCGCCCCTTGTAAGAGAGATTTAGAAATTAAGGAAATATAAAGAGAGAAGCTAATGGCTAATTCATCATATTTACAACTCATTATCTCATTACTACCCATTTTGCTTAAGTGAATGAGGTTAACAACCTAACTACCCTTTAATCGTAATTTAGCTAGTCCGAATGAGGTTAACAACTTAACTACCCTTTAATCATAACTAGTATTTTggccgccgcgcgttgcggcggcgtgcGACAGGTGGAAACATATAGTAAGACAAAACACGATTCGTAAAACGCAGTGCGTAAAAGACAATTACAAAAAAATGTAAACACAAAGGTAGACACaaagtgtaaaacacaatgcCTAAGACATTTCGTAAAACACAATGCATTGGCATTTGCAAAAGTAGGAGTTGTAGTCTAGGGGTTACAAttgaaatttttttaaagttGGGCGTAAAAATAGAGTGATAGTGCAAGGGGTAAAAAAAACAAAGTCTAAAAAAGACAGTGTAAAAGTATAGGGGTGGtggcggaaatgtgtaaaagatgagGGGGTGTTGGTGGAAATATAAAAGAAGAGGGTTGGTGGCGTAATTGTGTAAGAGTTAAGGGGGTGATGGTGGAAAACCAAAGTAGAGGGTTGGTACTGGCAAAGTTTAAAAGATGAGGTTGTGGTTTTGGAAATTCAAAGTAGAaggtttagggactaaatttgtcattttatgaaactttaaagGTACAAAGTCAAGGGCTAAATTGCAATATCATTAAAATACAGGGGCAGGAAGGCAAAGCCGGTGGAAAATCCACCGACTTAAGGTAGACACaaagtgtaaaacacaatgcCTAAGACATTTCGTAAAACACAATGCATTGGCATTTGCAAAAGTAGGAGTTGTAGTCTAGGGGGTTACAAttgaaatttttttaaagttGGGCGTAAAAATAGAGTGATAGTGCAAGGGGTAAAAAAACAAAGTCTAAAAAAGATAGTGTAAACATATAGGGGTGGtggcggaaatgtgtaaaagatgagGGGGTGTTGGTGGGTATAGGGGTGGTGGCGGAATTGTATAAAAGATGAGGGGGTGTTGGTGGAAATATAAAAGAAGAGGGTTGGTGGCGTAACTGTGTAAGAGCTAAGGGAGTGATGGTGGAAAACCAAAGTAGAGGGTTGGTACTGGCAAAGTTTAAAAGATGAGGTTGTGGTTTTGGAAATTCAAAGTAGAaggtttagggactaaatttgtcattttataaaactttaaaggTACAAAGTCATAGGGCTAAATTGCAATATCGTTAAAATACAGGGGCAGGAAGGCAAAGCCGGTGGAAAATCCACCGACTTTTCCTTTTAAGATTGTATACAATTTAGCTAGTCCGATTTACATAACGGGTCCCTTATCTATTACACATTTGACATTGGGACTAAACTAGTATCACTTATAACAATACTTCCTTCTCTAAATCTGACGCCACATATATGCACCAATGTGTTTAATGAAATCTACAACGAGCTTATAACATAGTTTAGCATAACCATTACTCCCTTAGACATTTTTGTTCATGTTTCTTTGACCCAAACATGTTACCAGTCTATTTCAACTGGTTGTATTTCtaatctatctattatactaaatgaATTCTCTTAGGCCACAAGGGCTATTCTTAGCCAATCATTTTGATGATGTGGACATGCTCTAAAGGCTGGTAATTGAGAATGAGCGCCAATCTAATTTTCTTTATTCTCCTTCCTCTTCAATTCGTATTCAATGCTCTCTTCTTCTTCTCACGTACGTTTCTTCACCCTGTCTCTCTCTTCAATCAAATAAATCTTTCCTTTTTCCTTATTGTTTCCCTTTTCATAGTACAGAAACCCTAGGTTTCTTCCTTTGCTTCTTCCTTTGCGGCTTTATTCTTGGTATAGGTAATTTCAAGGTTACAATCTTTCACAATTATTTTGTTTTCGTATTCAAATCTCCCAATACCTCTCTGAAAGTTGAAGCACTGATGTCATCGCACCATCAAAGTTGTCGATTTGAAGGTCATCGCTCTCTCTGGCTCATGAAATCAAGGTATGTCAATTAGTGTAAGGTGTTTCCCCAATTTTTGTTCAATTATCTTCTTCTCCATCATTTTTTTTGTTcaaattaggtttttttttaaatgattggaATGCGATGGGGACAGAGGATTTTGGTAAATCTTGTGACTAGGAAAGTTCATACATGTTGTTCGATCCAAATCAATGTTTTATGTTCAAAGCAAATCAATGGTGACATGGGGACTCAAAAACGCTGCTTCCCTCCACTGATATCTTGACCGCCGGAAGAAGAAATAGGTAATGTTTCTGTACCTTTTATGTTTTGATTCAATTATTGCTTTCAgtttctctctttcctttctctctCAAAACCCTAGATCAAATGAGTGCAAGTTCCTGTTCTTCATTCTCATATTCATCAATCAATAACATAGGTATTTTTATTCCTTCTGATCTTTTATGTTTTTTGTTATGTGCTTCCAACCATAATAATCATGTGGCTGATCACACTCTCTTTTTTTTTAAACCCTAGGTATCAAAACTTTGCAATCAAGATATCAACAAGAGATTCACGGTTTGTGTATTCTTCCAACTTAGAGTTCTATCAGATTTCATATATGTATTCTTTGATTTCGCAAAGTATTTATGTTCATCTTTCGTGTGTTTTCACAATAAGTTCTTTTTTTAACTTAACAGAAGAGAAAGATCAATCCAGGTTAGTTAAT comes from the Helianthus annuus cultivar XRQ/B chromosome 4, HanXRQr2.0-SUNRISE, whole genome shotgun sequence genome and includes:
- the LOC110937889 gene encoding CASP-like protein 1C2 — protein: MNKTQWIPIVCLRVIAMVSTFVATVVMVTSHDSAKVLGMTFQAKYNNSPTLRYFVVVSIITTIYSLGALFVPPKKLGRHVLVLDLIVLSFLISSFSAAVGVGQLGKEGNSHAGWLPICGQVPKFCHHVTAALIAGFVAVIIYFLLIIYNLNNVLNLVAFKA